Proteins encoded in a region of the Acidobacteriota bacterium genome:
- the sugE gene encoding quaternary ammonium compound efflux SMR transporter SugE, producing the protein MNWIYLAIAGILEIAWAIGLKYTEGWTRLVPSLITGVLMIASFYFLSLAVKTLPIGTAYAVWTGIGTVGAAILGMVLFNEPRDAVRIVCIMLIIAGIAGLKITSNS; encoded by the coding sequence GTGAACTGGATCTACCTCGCAATCGCAGGAATTCTGGAGATCGCGTGGGCGATCGGGCTCAAGTACACCGAAGGCTGGACACGGCTTGTGCCCAGCCTTATTACCGGTGTGTTGATGATCGCGAGCTTCTACTTTCTCTCGCTTGCGGTCAAGACGCTGCCGATCGGTACGGCCTACGCCGTTTGGACCGGTATCGGGACGGTCGGTGCGGCAATCCTAGGGATGGTGCTCTTCAATGAACCGCGGGACGCCGTCCGCATCGTCTGCATAATGCTGATAATCGCGGGCATTGCCGGGCTGAAGATCACCTCGAATTCCTGA
- a CDS encoding barstar family protein — translation MAAVRFESSNVQDWKSFHEYCMEVFGFPDFYGKNMDAWIDCMSSLDEEGMTRFLIKPDEMLQIEITETEAFRTRLREIFDAFVDCSAFVNQRYTDSGRTPALSLVFVN, via the coding sequence GTGGCCGCGGTTAGATTCGAAAGCTCTAACGTGCAAGACTGGAAATCCTTCCACGAATACTGCATGGAAGTTTTCGGCTTTCCCGATTTCTATGGAAAGAACATGGATGCCTGGATCGACTGCATGTCGAGTCTGGATGAAGAAGGGATGACTAGATTTCTGATCAAACCAGATGAGATGTTGCAGATCGAAATCACTGAGACCGAGGCGTTTCGAACGAGACTTCGGGAGATTTTCGATGCTTTTGTCGACTGTTCGGCTTTCGTTAATCAGCGTTACACAGATAGCGGCAGAACCCCGGCTCTGTCGCTAGTATTTGTGAATTAG
- the lipB gene encoding lipoyl(octanoyl) transferase LipB codes for MLKRTLEVRRLARIDYQTALVLQKELEREVIERRERDYLLLLEHPHTYTVGRRAKEAGVLATAEVLRQIGAEVFESDRGGKVTYHGLGQIVGYPIISLSPDREDVHKYVRDIEEVLIRTMADYGIEAFRIEGLTGVHTAEGKVAAIGIHIKRWVTTHGFALNVNTDLSYFNWIIACEGEPVTSMERLLGREVPMAEVEDRLIRNFADVFGVAEVTGDIEIPAVSAA; via the coding sequence ATGCTAAAACGCACGCTTGAGGTTCGACGCCTTGCGCGTATCGATTACCAAACGGCTCTCGTGCTCCAGAAAGAGCTTGAGCGCGAGGTCATCGAGCGACGCGAACGCGACTACCTGCTCCTGCTCGAGCACCCGCACACCTACACGGTCGGGCGGCGAGCGAAGGAGGCGGGCGTGCTTGCGACCGCCGAAGTGCTACGGCAGATCGGGGCAGAGGTCTTTGAGAGCGATCGCGGCGGAAAGGTGACGTATCACGGGCTCGGCCAGATTGTCGGTTACCCGATAATCAGCCTTTCGCCCGATCGCGAGGATGTGCATAAGTACGTCCGCGATATCGAGGAAGTGTTGATCCGAACGATGGCCGACTACGGAATCGAAGCGTTTCGGATCGAGGGGCTGACGGGTGTGCACACCGCCGAGGGCAAGGTTGCGGCGATCGGTATCCACATCAAGCGATGGGTCACGACGCACGGCTTTGCGCTCAATGTGAATACCGACCTCAGCTACTTCAACTGGATCATCGCATGCGAGGGTGAACCCGTCACGTCGATGGAAAGATTGCTCGGCCGCGAGGTGCCGATGGCCGAGGTTGAAGATCGGCTGATACGGAATTTTGCGGACGTTTTTGGGGTTGCGGAGGTGACCGGCGATATTGAAATTCCGGCTGTTTCCGCAGCCTGA
- a CDS encoding redoxin family protein has protein sequence MKRLSILFVILAAAAVAFGQYEQAPIIDGNFAYKDWTRKNLNGEGETNLREFVKGKKFVMVVYWAPWCPNWAHDVDFVRELDEKYGDQGLAIIGVGEYDSLRKMREHFEQKKLTFPSVYETDKPADREKTVHFTQRREAGDRRKWGTPWYVFIEPAAVMPDGDVLVTRPKVINGEMIKPEAEKFIRQKLGLETGSELLSARNEPVEACDPATAGPKLQKP, from the coding sequence ATGAAGCGTTTATCGATACTTTTCGTCATCCTCGCGGCCGCGGCCGTTGCATTTGGGCAATACGAACAGGCCCCGATCATCGACGGCAACTTTGCCTATAAGGATTGGACCCGGAAGAACTTGAATGGCGAAGGCGAGACGAACTTACGTGAGTTCGTCAAAGGCAAGAAGTTCGTGATGGTCGTTTATTGGGCCCCGTGGTGCCCGAACTGGGCCCATGACGTGGACTTCGTCCGCGAGCTGGATGAAAAATACGGCGATCAGGGCCTGGCGATAATCGGCGTCGGCGAGTACGATTCGCTGCGGAAGATGCGCGAGCACTTTGAGCAGAAAAAACTCACATTTCCATCGGTCTATGAAACCGACAAACCGGCCGACCGCGAGAAGACGGTCCACTTTACGCAACGCCGCGAGGCAGGCGACAGGCGAAAATGGGGAACGCCTTGGTATGTCTTTATCGAGCCCGCAGCGGTCATGCCGGATGGCGACGTGCTCGTCACGCGGCCGAAGGTCATCAATGGCGAAATGATCAAGCCCGAGGCCGAAAAGTTCATTCGGCAAAAGCTCGGGCTTGAGACGGGAAGTGAGTTGTTAAGCGCCCGAAATGAACCGGTCGAGGCCTGCGACCCCGCAACCGCCGGGCCTAAGCTGCAAAAGCCCTAA
- a CDS encoding PepSY domain-containing protein — MRAFIYKLHLLLGLAAAIPLLGWAASGFLYSLPNAVEGGVVENIAAERVRISPAEAIASANRLAGRELPTTALTLLMKDGRPQYQSIGGLGADSIFIDAETGVAEFSKPPTARTRFFREAHFYFFAGRWQVPLLLILSGIATLSVLTGIYLNVVYWGGRLFGRRSKLLQEGGDA, encoded by the coding sequence ATGCGAGCTTTTATCTACAAACTGCATCTTCTGCTCGGCCTCGCGGCCGCCATTCCGCTGCTCGGCTGGGCGGCGAGCGGATTTCTTTACTCGCTCCCGAACGCGGTCGAGGGCGGCGTGGTCGAAAATATCGCTGCCGAGCGCGTCCGCATTTCGCCGGCCGAGGCGATCGCAAGCGCCAACCGGCTCGCCGGACGCGAACTCCCGACAACGGCGCTGACGCTGCTGATGAAAGACGGCCGTCCGCAATATCAGTCGATAGGCGGGCTCGGGGCAGATTCGATATTTATCGACGCCGAGACCGGCGTTGCCGAGTTTTCAAAGCCGCCTACGGCCCGGACGCGTTTCTTCCGCGAGGCGCATTTCTATTTCTTTGCCGGCCGCTGGCAGGTGCCGCTGCTACTCATCCTTTCCGGCATCGCGACGCTCTCGGTGCTGACTGGTATTTACCTCAATGTTGTCTATTGGGGCGGGCGGCTGTTCGGGCGGCGGTCGAAACTCTTGCAGGAGGGCGGCGATGCGTAG
- a CDS encoding ribonuclease Z: protein MRVKILGSGSSVPHPRRTSSAIWVETSDAKVLLDCAPSAIHRMPAEGCDWAGLDAIWISHFHLDHCGGLAPLLFAIKYAPETSGRTKPLRIFGPAGISEIVAAYDRVNNFRLLEQSFPVEIIETETSEPFAIAAGLTAVTAKTPHTPESHAIHLRDAAGRTLVFTSDTGFHEPLAAFARHADLFILECSFVRNKPVESHLELTEATWLIRRAEPRQAVLTHLYPEWDTTDLTTELADQTPPCTVLEAQDGLTVELGMRNDE, encoded by the coding sequence ATGCGTGTAAAGATACTCGGTTCGGGAAGCTCGGTGCCGCACCCGCGGCGGACGAGTTCGGCAATTTGGGTAGAGACGTCGGACGCGAAGGTACTCCTCGATTGTGCACCCTCGGCCATTCACCGGATGCCCGCCGAGGGCTGCGACTGGGCCGGGCTCGACGCCATCTGGATCTCGCACTTTCACCTCGACCACTGCGGCGGACTCGCTCCGCTGCTTTTTGCGATCAAGTACGCGCCGGAGACCTCGGGCCGCACAAAGCCGCTCCGCATCTTTGGCCCGGCGGGCATTAGCGAGATCGTCGCCGCCTATGACCGCGTTAACAATTTTCGCTTGCTCGAACAGTCCTTTCCGGTCGAGATCATCGAAACGGAGACCTCCGAGCCGTTCGCTATCGCCGCGGGCCTCACCGCCGTCACAGCAAAAACGCCGCACACGCCCGAGAGCCACGCAATCCACCTCCGCGACGCCGCCGGGCGTACACTCGTCTTCACATCTGATACGGGCTTCCACGAGCCGCTCGCCGCCTTTGCCCGCCACGCCGATCTCTTCATTCTTGAGTGCTCATTCGTTCGCAACAAGCCGGTCGAGTCACACCTCGAACTCACCGAGGCAACGTGGCTCATCCGCCGCGCCGAACCCCGCCAAGCCGTCCTCACCCACCTCTACCCCGAATGGGACACCACCGACCTAACCACCGAACTCGCCGACCAGACGCCCCCATGCACCGTCCTCGAAGCTCAAGACGGACTCACGGTGGAATTAGGAATGCGGAATGATGAATGA
- a CDS encoding NAD-binding protein → MKFLASQVSYFLNQRESRQNISALVKYLLFLGSVITFYSVMFHFIMAWVEGKYFSWITGFYWTLVVMTTLGFGDITFESDIGRAFSLLVLLSGVLLLLIMLPFAFIRYFYAPWLEAQIHAQCPREVPPDTAGHVIICGYDDIAPTLIKRLNQAGIPYFVIEEDAAAGAQLFQTGVSVINGKVDGRGTYERMRVSHAKLVFANLADTTNTNITLTVREAAPDVPIAATATDPDSIDILELSGATHVLALKQQLGEQIANRISVGDDRAHVVGRFGAWTVAEFTVHSTTLEGKHIRETGVREATGVNIVGVWRRGRLLKAEPEHLLADSDVPVAVGTEEQIGALELFLDRQQPLAGSVLILGGGKVGRAAAEALKKKGLTVYMVEREAGRCAPISESLDRLTTGDAADRETLMRGGLMEASLVLLTTNDDAVNIYLSIYCRRLNPEVRIISRITHDRNLEAIHRAGADFVLSYAPLGAESVMAIVQGRQAFVMGEGVEFFAAAVPDSLVGKTLMESEIGEKTGLLVLGIEEGKKMIANPPPATKLPAGGMLDMLGTNEQLQAFRDAFG, encoded by the coding sequence ATGAAATTTCTAGCAAGCCAGGTCAGCTATTTTCTTAACCAGCGGGAGAGCCGGCAGAACATTTCGGCGCTCGTTAAGTATCTGCTTTTTCTCGGATCGGTCATCACCTTTTACTCGGTGATGTTCCATTTCATAATGGCCTGGGTCGAGGGCAAGTACTTTTCGTGGATCACGGGTTTCTATTGGACGCTCGTGGTAATGACAACGCTCGGCTTCGGCGACATCACCTTTGAGAGCGACATCGGCCGGGCGTTCAGCTTGCTGGTACTCCTTTCGGGCGTTTTACTGCTGCTGATAATGCTGCCATTCGCGTTCATCCGGTATTTTTACGCGCCGTGGCTTGAGGCACAGATACATGCCCAATGCCCGCGTGAGGTTCCGCCCGATACGGCGGGCCATGTGATCATCTGCGGTTACGACGACATCGCCCCGACGCTGATAAAGCGGCTCAATCAGGCAGGCATTCCCTACTTTGTGATCGAAGAAGATGCCGCGGCCGGTGCCCAGCTTTTCCAGACCGGTGTTTCCGTGATCAACGGCAAGGTCGATGGCCGCGGCACCTATGAGCGGATGCGGGTCAGCCACGCAAAGCTCGTCTTTGCCAATCTGGCCGATACGACGAACACCAATATAACGCTCACCGTCCGCGAGGCGGCGCCGGACGTACCGATCGCGGCGACGGCGACCGACCCCGATTCGATCGACATACTAGAGCTAAGCGGAGCAACGCACGTGCTTGCGCTCAAGCAGCAGCTCGGCGAACAGATCGCGAACCGGATAAGCGTCGGCGACGACCGCGCTCATGTTGTCGGTCGTTTCGGCGCATGGACGGTCGCGGAATTCACCGTCCACAGCACCACGCTCGAGGGAAAACACATCCGCGAAACGGGCGTCCGCGAAGCGACGGGCGTAAACATCGTCGGGGTTTGGCGTCGGGGCAGGCTGCTTAAGGCCGAGCCCGAACATCTGCTCGCAGATTCTGACGTTCCGGTAGCAGTCGGGACCGAAGAACAGATCGGCGCACTGGAGCTGTTTCTTGACCGGCAGCAACCGCTCGCCGGTTCGGTGCTGATCCTGGGCGGCGGCAAGGTCGGCCGTGCGGCTGCGGAAGCGCTCAAAAAGAAGGGCCTGACGGTATATATGGTCGAACGCGAGGCCGGCCGCTGCGCTCCGATAAGCGAGTCGCTTGACCGGCTGACGACCGGCGACGCCGCCGACCGCGAGACGTTGATGCGCGGCGGGCTGATGGAAGCTTCGCTCGTTCTGCTGACGACGAACGACGACGCGGTGAACATTTACCTCTCGATCTATTGCCGGCGGCTCAACCCCGAAGTAAGGATAATCAGCCGCATCACACACGACCGGAACCTTGAGGCGATACATCGTGCGGGTGCGGATTTTGTCTTGAGCTATGCACCGCTCGGGGCCGAATCGGTGATGGCGATCGTGCAAGGGCGGCAGGCGTTCGTTATGGGCGAGGGCGTTGAATTCTTTGCGGCGGCGGTGCCGGACAGCCTCGTTGGCAAAACGCTGATGGAAAGCGAGATCGGCGAGAAGACGGGACTGTTGGTGCTTGGCATAGAGGAAGGCAAAAAGATGATCGCGAATCCGCCGCCCGCGACGAAACTCCCGGCCGGCGGCATGCTCGATATGCTCGGGACGAACGAACAACTCCAGGCCTTCAGGGACGCCTTCGGCTAG